From one Dyella sp. 2HG41-7 genomic stretch:
- a CDS encoding iron-containing redox enzyme family protein, protein MYSQFERTGPLTELSSYPHWAQDLVIACEATKQEVVRHDVWTLMRDNRLDATGTRDFMVGVWPVIERFPGYMAHNLLKTRYGRSHGENMARRWLVRNIRVEQNHAEYWLNWAEGAGVAQDEVLNGTTPYGTDALANWCEEVSRSAPLAAGMLATNYAVEGATGEWSQWVFDSATYTESFPKAIRAGSLRWLQLHAAYDDTHPWEALEIVCTLVGTSPRPDEVAYLQECVKRSYLSMRITLDRCLDVRRDPWVANAVASEVAA, encoded by the coding sequence ATGTACTCTCAATTCGAACGCACCGGCCCGCTGACCGAACTGTCCAGCTACCCGCATTGGGCGCAAGACCTGGTCATTGCCTGCGAGGCGACCAAACAGGAAGTCGTCCGACACGACGTCTGGACATTGATGCGCGATAACCGCCTGGATGCCACCGGCACCCGCGACTTTATGGTGGGCGTATGGCCCGTCATCGAGCGCTTTCCGGGCTATATGGCGCACAACCTGCTGAAGACCCGATATGGCCGCAGCCACGGCGAAAACATGGCCCGCCGCTGGCTGGTACGCAACATTCGAGTGGAGCAAAATCACGCCGAATACTGGCTCAACTGGGCCGAAGGGGCAGGGGTTGCGCAAGACGAGGTTTTGAACGGAACCACGCCGTACGGAACGGATGCGCTGGCCAACTGGTGCGAAGAAGTAAGCCGTAGCGCACCGCTGGCCGCCGGCATGCTCGCCACCAATTACGCGGTGGAAGGAGCGACGGGGGAATGGTCGCAATGGGTGTTCGACAGTGCCACCTATACGGAAAGCTTCCCCAAGGCCATCCGGGCCGGGTCGTTGCGTTGGCTCCAACTTCACGCCGCCTATGACGATACTCATCCATGGGAGGCGCTGGAGATCGTATGCACCTTGGTGGGCACTTCACCCCGACCGGATGAAGTGGCGTATTTGCAAGAATGCGTGAAACGCAGTTATCTAAGTATGCGGATTACTCTGGACCGGTGTCTGGATGTGCGTCGCGACCCGTGGGTAGCCAATGCGGTGGCCAGTGAGGTGGCTGCTTAA